In Anaerolineales bacterium, the following proteins share a genomic window:
- a CDS encoding DUF3592 domain-containing protein, whose translation MDNYEKNVDKALNAVEKAGGVANRLQLGCWIVFANLFFAGFCLWGAYAGYVSWQLEKNGETTTGIVTSLEESSDSDGGCCVYSPVIEFKANGQTYSFESNNASYPPAYEVGEEVSILYDPANPNTAQINKWTERWLMPIILVPAMILAAALVNFFLIRSFWRNEHVG comes from the coding sequence ATGGACAACTACGAAAAGAACGTGGACAAAGCACTGAACGCTGTGGAAAAGGCGGGGGGCGTTGCTAATCGCTTGCAACTCGGTTGTTGGATCGTGTTCGCCAATTTATTCTTCGCCGGGTTTTGTTTATGGGGAGCCTACGCGGGATACGTCAGCTGGCAACTTGAAAAGAACGGCGAGACAACCACTGGAATCGTGACCAGCCTCGAAGAAAGCAGTGACAGCGACGGCGGTTGTTGTGTGTATAGTCCTGTGATCGAGTTCAAAGCAAATGGGCAAACCTATTCGTTCGAGAGTAACAACGCTTCATATCCTCCTGCTTATGAAGTTGGCGAGGAAGTTTCCATTTTGTACGATCCCGCCAACCCGAACACCGCGCAGATCAATAAATGGACCGAACGCTGGCTGATGCCGATCATTCTCGTCCCTGCAATGATTCTCGCGGCGGCGCTCGTCAACTTTTTCCTCATCCGTTCCTTTTGGCGTAACGAACATGTCGGCTAA
- a CDS encoding DUF6504 family protein — MGFIPLHFLDQPIEPVFDSPPALEKSPDCPNGFVWDGATYRVIEMLSAWTDFKRRGRMARNMQPEHAAVASNRGSLNVGRYYFRVRVMLSSSSTHVRPAVELLDEHEQIFDIYYDRAMKNVDDRKGQWFVYREVGKG; from the coding sequence ATGGGATTCATTCCCCTGCACTTCCTTGACCAGCCCATTGAACCCGTTTTCGATTCTCCGCCCGCGCTGGAGAAAAGCCCCGATTGTCCGAACGGATTCGTCTGGGACGGCGCAACCTACCGCGTCATCGAAATGCTCTCCGCATGGACCGACTTCAAACGCCGCGGGCGCATGGCGCGCAACATGCAACCCGAACACGCGGCGGTTGCGTCCAACCGCGGCTCGTTGAACGTGGGCAGGTATTATTTCCGTGTGCGCGTGATGTTGTCCAGCAGTTCAACTCATGTTCGTCCAGCAGTTGAACTGCTGGACGAACATGAACAAATCTTCGACATCTACTACGACCGCGCCATGAAAAACGTGGACGATCGCAAAGGTCAGTGGTTCGTTTACCGGGAGGTGGGAAAAGGCTGA
- a CDS encoding type II CAAX endopeptidase family protein has protein sequence MEENQVQVQNEARAVSWSILDTWTGVILLVLINVGLLVGVFLFQSEAERLARGAGILFAELIYLLPVLLIFAWKRIPFKQLGFSRFDSLTMGWGCGLLIAAYGVVIAHNLLLMLLGVDTQGEGIMKIFSELESPVWLFIVGVIIAPLVEEIFFRGFLFQGFRQRYGWIPALLLSSGIFAAAHLDPASFIPTFALGAAMGYVYHRSNSLWPSVILHFLNNGFAMCLLLTLMQFPELIPS, from the coding sequence ATGGAGGAGAATCAAGTTCAAGTCCAGAATGAAGCGAGGGCAGTTTCGTGGTCCATCCTTGATACGTGGACGGGCGTCATCCTGCTCGTGTTGATCAACGTCGGTTTGCTTGTCGGGGTATTCCTCTTCCAAAGCGAAGCGGAGCGGCTCGCGCGCGGCGCGGGCATCCTCTTTGCCGAACTGATCTATCTGTTGCCCGTGCTTCTGATCTTCGCCTGGAAGCGCATCCCATTCAAACAACTCGGCTTCAGCAGATTCGATTCGCTCACAATGGGCTGGGGCTGCGGTCTGTTGATCGCGGCGTACGGCGTTGTGATCGCGCACAATCTGTTGTTGATGCTTCTCGGTGTGGACACGCAAGGCGAAGGCATCATGAAAATATTTTCCGAACTCGAATCGCCGGTCTGGCTTTTCATTGTCGGCGTTATCATCGCGCCGCTCGTCGAGGAAATATTTTTCCGGGGCTTTCTCTTTCAAGGTTTTCGACAACGCTATGGTTGGATTCCCGCGCTTCTGTTGAGTTCGGGAATCTTCGCCGCCGCGCATCTCGACCCGGCCTCGTTCATCCCGACCTTTGCGCTGGGCGCGGCGATGGGATACGTGTACCACCGTTCCAACTCGCTCTGGCCTAGCGTCATCCTGCATTTTCTCAACAACGGCTTTGCCATGTGCCTCTTGCTGACCCTCATGCAATTCCCCGAACTGATTCCCTCGTGA
- a CDS encoding NAD(P)/FAD-dependent oxidoreductase — MNANTLPHVVILGAGFGGLTAAKKLKNAPVRITLIDRNNYHLFQPLLYQVAIAALVPSQVAYPVRTIFRNQKNLTFQMGEVNAIDLDARYIKMDGSVIAYDYLILAAGGRMNFFGVESVEKNALYIKDLKSALRTRNHLLSMFERASHEADADKRRAMLTFAIVGGGPTGVEVAGALAELISHVMRKEYRELDVREARVLLLEAGNALIASYPDELRKATLRLVQKKNVEVMFGAKLTDFNGQRISLGNGAQIETNTLIWTAGVQAAEVVESLEAARAGSGRVRTGATLQLPNHPEVYVIGDAAYLEDESKHPLPMLSTVAIQQGKVAADNIRHAIKGQDQHPFHYKDPGLLATIGRNAAVARIWGLSFSGFIAWLIWVGLHIYRIVGFRNRLVVLINWAWDYFFYDNQVRLITRE; from the coding sequence ATGAATGCCAACACACTCCCCCATGTGGTCATCCTCGGCGCTGGGTTCGGCGGGCTGACCGCGGCAAAAAAGTTGAAGAACGCGCCGGTGCGGATCACGTTGATCGACCGCAATAACTATCACTTGTTTCAGCCGTTGCTGTATCAGGTGGCGATTGCCGCGCTGGTGCCGTCGCAGGTGGCTTACCCCGTGCGGACGATCTTCCGCAATCAGAAAAATCTCACCTTCCAGATGGGCGAAGTGAACGCGATTGACCTCGACGCGCGCTATATCAAAATGGACGGGTCGGTTATCGCGTACGATTACCTCATCCTTGCCGCGGGCGGACGGATGAATTTCTTCGGCGTCGAATCGGTGGAGAAGAACGCGCTGTACATCAAAGACCTTAAAAGCGCGCTGAGAACGCGCAATCATTTGCTGTCCATGTTCGAGCGCGCCAGCCATGAAGCGGACGCGGACAAACGCCGCGCCATGCTCACGTTTGCCATTGTCGGCGGAGGACCGACGGGCGTTGAGGTCGCGGGAGCGCTGGCGGAGTTGATCTCACACGTGATGCGGAAGGAATATCGCGAACTCGACGTGCGGGAAGCGCGCGTCTTGTTGCTCGAAGCGGGCAACGCGTTGATTGCAAGTTACCCGGATGAATTACGAAAAGCCACGCTTCGGCTGGTGCAGAAGAAAAATGTGGAAGTGATGTTCGGCGCGAAATTAACCGATTTCAATGGGCAGAGAATTTCACTTGGCAATGGGGCGCAGATCGAGACGAACACGCTGATCTGGACGGCGGGCGTGCAGGCGGCTGAGGTAGTCGAGTCGCTTGAGGCGGCGCGCGCAGGCTCAGGTCGGGTGAGAACCGGTGCAACGCTGCAGTTGCCGAATCATCCCGAAGTCTACGTCATCGGCGACGCGGCGTATCTCGAAGATGAAAGTAAACATCCACTGCCTATGCTTTCGACCGTGGCGATCCAACAGGGGAAGGTCGCGGCGGATAATATCCGTCATGCGATCAAAGGACAGGATCAACATCCGTTTCATTACAAGGACCCGGGGTTGCTCGCCACCATCGGGCGGAACGCGGCAGTGGCGCGCATTTGGGGACTCTCGTTCAGCGGGTTCATCGCCTGGCTGATCTGGGTGGGCTTGCACATTTATCGCATTGTCGGTTTTCGCAACCGGCTGGTGGTGTTGATCAATTGGGCGTGGGATTATTTCTTTTACGACAATCAGGTGCGGCTGATCACGCGGGAGTGA